From Roseibium alexandrii DFL-11, the proteins below share one genomic window:
- a CDS encoding bifunctional 2-C-methyl-D-erythritol 4-phosphate cytidylyltransferase/2-C-methyl-D-erythritol 2,4-cyclodiphosphate synthase has protein sequence MPKTAALVVAAGRGSRMARDGSTTPKQYRQIADAPVLSHTLKALGNHPAISTILTVIHAEDGDAYANAVESMPQEVSSKLLPAVVGGKTRQMSVLNGLKALEKAEADFVLIHDAARPFLSADVLDGIIEALENGQNGVLPAVPVVDTLKRQPQGADRLETVDRSNLHAAQTPQGFPFAKILSAHQAAATAGHDDFTDDTSLAEWAGLVIALSNGDPANFKITTPADLSRAQTLAKTWTMTASTHPKPSLANLQDVRNGIGYDVHAFEAGSEVFLGGVAIPHTQSLKGHSDADVVLHAITDATLGAIGDGDIGRHFPPSDPKWKGAASDQFQMDAVRRVTDLGGRIAHIDVTIVCEAPKIGPHRETIRASIAAICDIPGSRVSVKATTSEKLGFTGRREGIAALASVTVRLPLKEDE, from the coding sequence ATGCCGAAAACCGCCGCTCTTGTTGTCGCCGCCGGACGCGGCAGCCGAATGGCGCGAGACGGCAGCACCACTCCGAAGCAGTACCGGCAAATCGCCGACGCTCCGGTCCTCTCCCATACATTGAAAGCACTCGGGAATCATCCCGCAATCTCAACTATTCTCACCGTGATCCACGCAGAAGACGGCGACGCGTATGCCAACGCCGTCGAGTCTATGCCGCAAGAAGTATCTTCAAAGCTCTTGCCTGCGGTAGTTGGCGGAAAAACACGGCAAATGTCGGTCTTGAACGGTTTGAAGGCTTTGGAAAAAGCCGAAGCGGATTTTGTCCTTATACATGATGCAGCCCGCCCCTTCCTGAGCGCCGACGTATTGGACGGCATTATCGAAGCATTGGAAAATGGCCAAAACGGCGTTCTTCCCGCAGTTCCCGTCGTTGACACTTTAAAACGCCAGCCACAAGGCGCGGATAGGTTGGAAACCGTCGACCGCAGCAATCTTCATGCGGCACAAACGCCGCAGGGTTTCCCCTTCGCCAAGATCCTTTCCGCGCATCAGGCCGCGGCAACTGCTGGTCACGATGACTTCACCGATGACACCAGTCTTGCAGAATGGGCTGGCCTTGTGATCGCACTGAGCAATGGCGATCCGGCGAACTTCAAGATAACTACGCCGGCCGACCTCAGCCGGGCACAAACCCTAGCAAAGACCTGGACCATGACTGCCTCAACTCATCCAAAACCGTCTCTGGCAAACCTACAAGATGTCCGGAACGGCATCGGATATGATGTTCATGCATTTGAGGCCGGATCAGAGGTCTTTCTTGGCGGCGTGGCCATACCTCATACCCAATCATTGAAAGGCCACTCGGATGCGGACGTGGTCCTGCATGCGATTACAGACGCCACACTTGGCGCCATTGGCGACGGCGATATCGGTCGGCATTTTCCGCCCAGTGACCCAAAGTGGAAAGGCGCTGCGTCGGACCAATTTCAGATGGACGCAGTCCGCCGGGTCACAGATCTTGGCGGCCGGATCGCCCATATAGACGTCACCATCGTCTGCGAGGCTCCAAAGATAGGCCCGCATCGCGAAACAATCCGGGCATCCATCGCAGCTATCTGCGACATTCCCGGCTCTCGGGTTTCCGTAAAGGCGACAACATCGGAAAAACTCGGGTTTACTGGCCGGAGAGAAGGTATCGCAGCGCTCGCCAGCGTAACGGTCCGCCTGCCACTGAAAGAAGATGAGTGA
- the dusB gene encoding tRNA dihydrouridine synthase DusB, which produces MKSIKIGPHSLKNRAVLAPMSGVSDLPFRRLAARFGAGMVVSEMVASESFVKGDAETQMRAEAQDGGLHVVQLAGREARWMGEAAKVIAGLGADIIDINMGCPAKKVTSGYSGSALMRDLDHALTLIEATVEAVDVPVTLKMRLGWDDTTINAPELARRAEAAGVQLITVHGRTRCQFYKGTADWNAISAVKSEISVPLIANGDCTGIESADAMLVASGADAVMIGRGAYGRPWLPGLVGHYLETGEILSAPQGNALGDLVIEHYEAILDLYGVLPGVRIARKHLGWYLDTSIEQGGLDMPGALKKTMMTSNQPDEVVRIASDWFSSCKTRTAA; this is translated from the coding sequence ATGAAGTCTATCAAGATTGGCCCCCACTCCCTGAAAAATCGCGCAGTCCTGGCGCCAATGTCTGGCGTGAGCGATCTGCCGTTCCGCCGTCTGGCTGCCCGGTTTGGTGCTGGCATGGTGGTTAGCGAAATGGTTGCCAGCGAATCCTTCGTCAAAGGTGATGCGGAAACCCAGATGCGCGCTGAAGCGCAGGATGGGGGGCTGCATGTTGTCCAACTGGCTGGCCGGGAAGCGCGATGGATGGGCGAAGCGGCCAAAGTCATCGCAGGTCTGGGCGCCGATATCATCGACATCAATATGGGATGTCCGGCGAAAAAGGTGACCTCGGGGTATTCCGGCTCAGCCTTGATGCGCGATCTCGACCATGCCCTGACCTTGATCGAAGCAACAGTTGAAGCCGTTGATGTCCCGGTGACACTCAAGATGCGTCTTGGTTGGGACGATACGACGATCAATGCGCCTGAGCTTGCGCGGCGGGCGGAAGCTGCCGGTGTTCAACTGATCACGGTGCATGGCCGAACACGTTGTCAATTTTATAAGGGCACTGCGGACTGGAACGCTATTTCGGCTGTCAAATCTGAAATATCGGTACCGCTGATCGCCAATGGCGACTGCACGGGTATCGAGAGCGCAGACGCGATGTTGGTGGCGTCTGGTGCGGATGCGGTCATGATCGGGCGTGGTGCATATGGCCGGCCATGGCTGCCGGGCCTCGTTGGACACTATCTGGAAACGGGCGAGATCCTGTCAGCACCCCAAGGCAATGCGCTTGGCGATCTGGTGATCGAGCATTACGAGGCAATTCTGGACCTTTATGGCGTTTTGCCAGGCGTGCGCATCGCGCGAAAACATCTCGGCTGGTACCTCGATACGTCCATTGAACAGGGCGGACTTGATATGCCGGGCGCACTCAAAAAGACAATGATGACATCGAACCAGCCGGATGAAGTCGTCCGGATTGCGTCCGATTGGTTTTCTTCCTGCAAAACACGGACGGCAGCGTGA
- a CDS encoding two-component system sensor histidine kinase NtrB, whose translation MTDRDTPKVRTEALASDGPTILDALPHPVLLVAPDGVIESANMAAEFFMRSSISVLRRHPINEFIPFGSPLLTLIDQVRERGAAVNEYKVDIGSPRIGAPKIVDINAAPVANRPGAVVLMFQERTMAEKIDRQLTSRGAARTVTGLAAMLAHEIKNPLSGIRGAAQLLEQSAPDEDRALTRLITDETDRIVKLVDRMEVFSDERPIERDPVNIHVVLDHVKRLSDSGFARDNRITENYDPSLPPVYANKDQLIQVFLNLIKNASEAIGDDPDGEIRVSTAFRPGVRLSVPGTEDKVSLPLEFCVQDNGPGVPEDLLPHLFEPFITTKTNGSGLGLALVAKIIGDHGGVIECDSQRGKTVFRILMPAYSTTDSGSGTGAV comes from the coding sequence GTGACGGATCGAGATACTCCAAAGGTACGCACCGAAGCCCTGGCCAGCGATGGTCCAACCATCCTCGATGCACTGCCGCATCCGGTCCTGCTTGTTGCTCCCGACGGGGTGATTGAATCGGCCAATATGGCGGCGGAGTTTTTCATGCGGTCCAGCATCTCGGTGCTGCGCCGGCATCCAATTAATGAGTTCATCCCGTTCGGAAGTCCGCTGCTGACCTTGATTGATCAGGTTCGTGAGCGCGGTGCCGCTGTCAACGAGTACAAGGTCGACATCGGGTCGCCGCGCATCGGCGCGCCTAAGATTGTCGACATCAATGCAGCGCCGGTCGCAAACCGGCCCGGTGCCGTGGTGCTTATGTTTCAAGAGCGTACCATGGCGGAAAAAATCGACCGCCAACTGACGTCGCGCGGTGCGGCGCGCACGGTCACAGGCTTGGCCGCCATGCTTGCGCATGAGATCAAGAACCCGTTGTCCGGGATTCGCGGTGCCGCCCAGTTGCTTGAACAATCTGCTCCCGATGAAGACCGGGCTTTGACCCGGTTGATCACGGATGAAACCGACCGGATCGTGAAACTGGTCGACCGGATGGAAGTGTTTTCCGATGAACGGCCGATCGAGCGCGACCCCGTCAACATCCATGTGGTACTGGATCATGTGAAGCGCCTGTCCGACAGCGGCTTTGCCCGGGACAACCGGATCACTGAAAATTATGACCCGTCGTTGCCGCCGGTTTATGCCAACAAGGATCAGCTGATCCAGGTATTCTTGAACCTGATCAAGAACGCCAGCGAGGCGATTGGGGACGATCCGGATGGCGAAATCCGGGTCTCGACCGCGTTCCGGCCCGGTGTCCGTCTGTCCGTGCCCGGCACGGAAGACAAGGTCAGCCTGCCGCTGGAGTTTTGCGTCCAGGACAATGGTCCGGGCGTTCCTGAAGATTTGCTGCCGCATCTGTTTGAGCCATTTATCACAACAAAAACAAACGGTTCCGGACTGGGTCTCGCGCTCGTTGCCAAGATCATTGGCGATCATGGCGGTGTCATCGAGTGTGACAGCCAGCGCGGAAAAACCGTCTTCCGGATTTTGATGCCAGCGTATTCAACCACCGATTCCGGGTCTGGGACCGGAGCAGTATAA
- the ntrC gene encoding nitrogen regulation protein NR(I), whose translation MPTGTILVADDDAAIRTVLNQALSRAGYTVRLTSNASTLWRWVSAGDGDLVITDVVMPDENIFDVLPRIKKMRPELPVLVMSAQNTFMTAIKASEKGAYEYLPKPFDLKELTGIVQRALEEPKKRPVADLEESGEGMPLVGRSPAMQEIYRVLARLMQTDLTVMINGESGTGKELVARALHDYGKRRNGPFVAINMAAIPRDLIEAELFGHEKGAFTGAQNRSSGRFEQADGGTLFLDEIGDMPMEAQTRLLRVLQQGEYTTVGGRTPIKTDVRIVAATNKDLRHLINQGLFREDLYFRLNVVPIRLPPLRERVEDIPDLVRHFFSIAEKEGLPAKQVDQSAMNLMRRYRWPGNVRELENLVRRLAALYPQDVIGEAMLDHELSQPSTNPLEDETSETVDLGGSVEKYLSGYFETFGDALPPPGLYHRILREVEYPLISAALAATRGNQIKAAELLGVNRNTLRKKIRDLDIQVMRSTR comes from the coding sequence ATGCCGACTGGCACGATTTTGGTTGCCGATGATGATGCCGCCATCCGCACCGTGCTTAACCAGGCCCTGTCGCGGGCTGGATATACGGTGCGTTTGACGTCGAATGCGTCCACGCTCTGGCGATGGGTTTCTGCCGGCGACGGCGATCTGGTGATCACTGATGTGGTTATGCCGGATGAGAACATCTTTGATGTCTTGCCGCGCATCAAGAAGATGCGCCCGGAACTGCCCGTTCTGGTCATGAGTGCGCAAAACACGTTCATGACCGCAATCAAGGCATCGGAAAAGGGGGCCTATGAGTATCTGCCCAAGCCGTTTGACCTGAAAGAACTGACCGGGATCGTCCAGCGTGCGCTGGAAGAGCCGAAGAAACGTCCTGTGGCCGACCTTGAGGAAAGCGGCGAGGGAATGCCGCTTGTCGGCCGATCGCCGGCCATGCAGGAGATTTACCGCGTTCTGGCCCGTCTGATGCAGACAGATTTGACGGTCATGATCAACGGTGAATCCGGAACGGGCAAGGAATTGGTAGCGCGCGCCCTTCATGATTACGGCAAACGGCGCAACGGCCCCTTTGTTGCGATCAACATGGCGGCCATTCCGCGGGATCTGATCGAGGCCGAGCTGTTCGGGCATGAGAAAGGCGCATTCACGGGCGCACAGAACAGAAGCTCCGGCCGGTTCGAGCAGGCCGACGGTGGAACGCTTTTCCTGGACGAGATCGGCGATATGCCCATGGAGGCGCAGACCCGGCTTCTCCGTGTCCTTCAGCAGGGCGAATACACCACTGTCGGTGGCCGGACACCGATCAAGACTGACGTGCGGATTGTTGCGGCGACCAACAAGGACTTGCGGCACCTGATTAATCAGGGACTTTTCCGCGAAGATCTTTATTTCCGGCTGAATGTTGTTCCGATCCGCCTCCCACCGCTGCGCGAGCGGGTCGAAGACATTCCGGACCTTGTGCGGCACTTTTTCTCAATAGCCGAAAAAGAGGGCCTTCCCGCCAAACAGGTCGATCAGAGTGCGATGAACCTGATGCGCCGGTACCGTTGGCCGGGCAACGTGCGGGAACTTGAAAACCTCGTGCGCAGGCTGGCTGCGCTCTATCCGCAGGATGTGATTGGCGAGGCAATGCTCGATCATGAGCTGAGCCAACCGTCTACGAATCCGCTTGAAGATGAAACATCCGAAACCGTTGATCTTGGCGGTTCCGTTGAAAAGTACTTGTCCGGATATTTCGAAACATTCGGCGACGCGCTTCCGCCCCCTGGTCTCTACCACCGCATCTTGCGTGAGGTGGAGTACCCGCTGATCAGCGCAGCACTCGCGGCAACACGGGGAAATCAGATCAAGGCGGCGGAGCTTTTGGGCGTTAACCGCAACACATTGCGGAAGAAAATCCGGGATTTGGATATACAGGTCATGCGCTCCACACGGTGA
- a CDS encoding sensor histidine kinase NtrY-like, whose protein sequence is MILETAQHPVAQSGSASKFWRRAGLAVMILALISIGVTFFILMGLTSLDPTRDVIVTAMAINGLWAVILLALIGYEIIKLLQARRRGRAAARLHVRVVALFSVVAAVPAILMAILAAVTLDRGLDRWFEDRTRTIIDNALTVAQAYLQEHARVLRGDLIAMRTDLDRAKPVYDFEPTRFDQFFRTQVSLRGILAAYIINREGDVVTRVVLDPNADIPLPPADSIFKAQSGDPILIAPGVSNLVGGVMNLSAYDGFVLYAVRRLDPRVVEYMGLAESGALQYQQMENSRFGVQIAFALVYLGVALVLLLSAIWIGFGFANQLVSPIRSLISAADEVASGNLSVTVPTEKAGGDLANLGQSFNKMTGQLVGQRDALLAANEQIDRRRRFNEAVLSGVSTGVIGVDDEGSIILVNRSAEELLQVEEIGILNKPLPDVLPELTDYLSDVLALQGDKMPETQIEITRGGRLRTINVRTTSEQSTRREHGFVVTLDDITGLVSAQRNSAWADVARRIAHEIKNPLTPIQLSAERIRRRYGKRIEEDREVFDQCIDTIVRQVGDIGQMVDEFSSFARMRKPKKRTSDLRESVRNAAFMQSVANPDISVTADLPERPVLATYDERLVGQAFTNVIKNATEAVAARTGDDLPKGSVSVHVKCDPEDDPHRVIVDVVDNGIGLPEENRSRLLEPYMTTREKGTGLGLAIVRKILEDHGGGIELLDAPKAKPDDTGTLVRLTLSMKPSETLDTDQTEEEAVTAHGA, encoded by the coding sequence ATGATACTGGAAACCGCGCAACATCCCGTAGCGCAATCCGGCAGCGCCAGTAAGTTCTGGCGGCGTGCCGGTCTTGCCGTGATGATCCTGGCGCTCATTTCCATCGGGGTCACGTTCTTCATCCTGATGGGTCTGACGTCTCTCGACCCGACACGCGACGTTATCGTCACAGCCATGGCGATCAACGGCCTTTGGGCCGTGATCCTGTTGGCGCTCATCGGCTATGAAATCATCAAACTGCTTCAGGCGCGCCGCCGGGGCCGGGCAGCTGCCCGTCTTCATGTGCGGGTGGTGGCGCTGTTCAGTGTCGTTGCTGCTGTTCCGGCGATCCTGATGGCTATTCTGGCGGCTGTGACGCTTGATCGTGGGCTCGATCGCTGGTTTGAGGACCGCACACGCACCATCATTGACAACGCCTTGACGGTGGCGCAGGCCTATTTGCAGGAACACGCGCGGGTCCTGCGGGGTGATCTCATTGCAATGCGGACCGATCTGGACCGGGCAAAGCCGGTTTATGATTTTGAGCCGACCCGGTTTGATCAGTTTTTCCGAACTCAGGTCTCCTTGCGCGGCATCCTGGCGGCCTACATCATCAACCGCGAAGGCGACGTGGTGACAAGGGTTGTTCTGGATCCCAACGCCGATATCCCGCTGCCGCCTGCAGATAGCATTTTCAAGGCGCAATCCGGTGATCCAATTCTGATTGCACCAGGAGTTTCAAACCTTGTCGGCGGAGTGATGAACCTCTCCGCTTATGATGGTTTCGTTCTCTACGCAGTACGCCGCCTGGATCCACGTGTCGTGGAGTACATGGGCCTTGCCGAAAGCGGTGCCCTTCAATACCAGCAAATGGAAAACAGCCGGTTCGGGGTTCAGATCGCCTTTGCGCTGGTCTATCTTGGCGTCGCTCTAGTTCTGCTGCTTTCCGCGATCTGGATTGGCTTCGGATTCGCCAATCAACTGGTCTCACCGATCCGCAGCCTCATTTCTGCGGCAGACGAAGTAGCGAGCGGCAACCTGTCCGTCACCGTGCCAACGGAGAAAGCCGGCGGCGACCTTGCCAATCTTGGGCAAAGTTTCAACAAGATGACAGGTCAGTTGGTCGGTCAAAGGGATGCGCTTCTTGCGGCCAACGAGCAGATTGATCGGAGGCGGCGCTTCAACGAAGCGGTTCTGTCCGGGGTCTCGACCGGCGTTATCGGGGTGGATGATGAGGGATCCATCATTCTGGTCAACCGGTCGGCTGAAGAGCTCCTGCAGGTTGAGGAAATCGGGATCCTGAACAAACCGCTGCCGGACGTCTTGCCGGAGTTGACGGACTACCTTTCCGATGTTCTGGCCCTGCAAGGCGACAAAATGCCTGAAACGCAGATCGAAATCACGCGTGGGGGACGGCTGCGGACAATCAATGTGCGCACTACAAGCGAGCAATCCACCCGACGGGAACACGGTTTCGTTGTGACACTGGATGACATTACCGGCCTTGTATCCGCACAGCGGAATTCTGCCTGGGCGGATGTTGCCCGGCGGATCGCACATGAGATCAAGAACCCATTGACACCGATCCAGTTGTCAGCCGAGCGGATCCGCCGGCGCTATGGCAAGCGGATCGAAGAGGATCGCGAAGTCTTTGACCAGTGCATCGATACAATCGTGCGCCAGGTCGGCGATATCGGGCAGATGGTCGACGAATTCTCATCCTTTGCGCGCATGCGCAAACCGAAAAAAAGAACCAGCGATTTGCGGGAATCAGTCCGAAACGCTGCTTTCATGCAGTCCGTGGCCAACCCGGACATATCAGTAACCGCCGACTTGCCTGAACGCCCTGTTTTGGCGACGTACGATGAGCGGCTGGTCGGACAGGCCTTCACAAATGTCATCAAGAACGCCACAGAAGCCGTCGCTGCCCGGACGGGTGACGATTTGCCCAAGGGGTCGGTCTCCGTTCACGTCAAATGTGATCCGGAGGACGATCCGCATCGGGTAATTGTTGATGTGGTCGACAACGGTATCGGCCTGCCGGAAGAAAATCGATCGCGGCTTTTGGAGCCGTACATGACGACACGTGAGAAGGGGACAGGACTAGGACTTGCCATTGTGCGCAAGATTCTGGAAGACCATGGAGGAGGCATTGAATTGCTGGATGCGCCAAAGGCCAAACCGGACGACACCGGGACGCTCGTCCGGTTGACGCTCTCCATGAAGCCGTCTGAAACCCTTGATACAGACCAAACCGAAGAAGAAGCAGTGACCGCCCATGGCGCATGA
- the ntrX gene encoding nitrogen assimilation response regulator NtrX, giving the protein MAHDILVVDDETDIREMIAGILDDDGYGTRTAHDSDSAIAAVKERKPSLVILDIWLMGSRLDGLALLDQFKETDPNLPVVIISGHGNIETAVSAIKRGAYDYIEKPFKADRLVHIVERALEASSLRREVRDLRQRSGETSDIVGDSSAANGLRQTIEKIAATNSRILISGPSGSGKERAARMIHDLSPRAKSPFVVLNAATITPSRMEEELFGIEDESGNLRKIGALEEAHGGTLYLDEVADMPAETQGKILRVLVEQSFSRVGGTGKVQVDIRILSSTSKNLEEHIATGLFRQDLYHRLSVVPLRVPGLSERREDIPVLVSHFMEQISAASGIPLRPIGDDAMAVLQTHDWPGNVRQLRNNVERLLILSRGEPDSTITADLLPAEIGETLPSLPSSGTGEHLMSVPLREAREIFEREYLQAQIKRFDGNISRTAEFVGMERSALHRKLKTLGMT; this is encoded by the coding sequence ATGGCGCATGACATTCTGGTTGTAGACGACGAAACCGATATCCGTGAGATGATTGCCGGCATTTTGGATGACGACGGATATGGCACCCGCACGGCACATGACTCAGACAGCGCGATTGCCGCCGTGAAAGAGCGCAAGCCGTCGCTTGTCATCCTCGATATCTGGTTGATGGGAAGCCGGTTGGACGGCTTGGCACTGTTGGATCAGTTCAAGGAAACCGATCCCAATTTGCCGGTGGTGATCATTTCGGGCCATGGCAACATTGAGACGGCTGTGTCAGCAATCAAGCGCGGTGCTTACGACTACATCGAAAAACCGTTTAAGGCAGACCGCCTGGTCCATATCGTCGAAAGGGCGCTCGAAGCTTCCAGTTTGCGCCGCGAAGTGCGCGATTTGCGTCAGCGCAGCGGGGAAACCAGCGATATCGTCGGGGATTCATCAGCAGCCAACGGTTTGCGTCAGACCATCGAAAAGATTGCCGCAACGAACAGCCGAATACTGATTTCCGGTCCATCGGGATCGGGGAAGGAACGCGCGGCACGAATGATCCATGATCTTTCACCACGTGCCAAAAGCCCGTTTGTGGTTCTTAATGCTGCAACCATCACGCCTTCTCGCATGGAAGAAGAGCTATTCGGCATCGAAGATGAAAGCGGGAACTTGCGCAAAATCGGCGCTTTGGAAGAAGCCCATGGCGGAACGCTGTACCTGGATGAAGTCGCCGACATGCCGGCAGAAACGCAAGGCAAGATCCTTAGAGTTCTGGTGGAGCAGAGTTTTTCGCGTGTTGGCGGGACCGGCAAGGTACAGGTCGACATCCGGATTCTGTCGTCGACATCAAAGAACCTGGAAGAACACATTGCAACGGGCCTGTTCCGGCAAGATCTCTATCACCGCCTGAGCGTGGTGCCTCTCCGAGTGCCGGGACTTTCGGAACGCCGGGAAGACATTCCCGTGCTTGTTAGCCACTTCATGGAGCAAATCTCCGCTGCGTCCGGCATTCCGCTGCGCCCGATTGGCGACGATGCCATGGCGGTCCTTCAAACCCACGACTGGCCAGGAAACGTCCGCCAGCTGCGGAACAACGTCGAGCGTCTGTTGATCCTGAGCCGGGGTGAGCCGGACAGCACCATTACCGCGGACCTTCTGCCGGCCGAAATCGGGGAAACCCTGCCGAGCTTGCCTTCGTCTGGAACAGGGGAACACTTGATGTCAGTTCCACTGCGCGAGGCGCGGGAAATCTTTGAACGCGAGTATCTTCAGGCGCAAATCAAGAGATTTGACGGCAACATCTCGCGCACCGCGGAATTTGTCGGTATGGAACGGTCAGCGCTGCACCGCAAGCTGAAGACCTTGGGAATGACCTGA